A stretch of the Candidatus Zixiibacteriota bacterium genome encodes the following:
- a CDS encoding S9 family peptidase, with protein sequence MSRIKSPKIKKRRLVAEDLYRLELMTWAVLSPDESRVAYTVETISEDHRKYFSHIYVADCKTGRTRQYTHGEVNDQSPLWSPDGRHLAFISTRNKKSGIYIIPTEGGAERKIIEEDGSFSSLVWTPDGRELVFVFRYNDSHTEKDDKKKRETPLYRHITRIFYRLDASGFLPKDRYHIWKVEIESGHKTQLTGDSRYDDYAPAVSPDGKMVTFVSNRSKNPDVDSLLNDLFIMPLKGGKEKKIKTPAGPITAPVFSPDSKRIAYIGHDNPDDGWGVENLHIWTVGVTGRPAARDLMRNFDRSVYDTTISDMGEGLGIQPLFWSPDGKRIYFASSDTGSTHLFYIPFRGGRPTRITRKPCHIKCFDLGQKGRTVAAVYGDLTTPGDLHLLKPVYDADRKSQKLITLNKRLFSEIDFPKTREIWFKSHDGIELQGWLVTPPAFNRRKKYPAILEIHGGPRTQYGFTFFHEMLWLASRGYIVFYTNPRGGTGRGETFADAISGGWGEIDYRDCLSAADYLEKLPYINPRKIGVTGGSYGGYMTNWIVGHTNRFRAAVTQRSVVNLESFYGSSDIGYNLRKEFDGDPWTNFENYRKCSPLTYAGNIKTPLLIIHSEQDLRCGIEQAEQLFATLKIMKKTVEMVRFPEEPHGLSRHGRPDRRIARLEWILKWFNKYLK encoded by the coding sequence ATGTCAAGAATAAAATCCCCCAAAATAAAAAAACGACGACTCGTGGCTGAAGATCTCTACCGGCTGGAATTAATGACATGGGCCGTTCTGTCACCCGATGAAAGCCGGGTGGCCTATACGGTCGAGACCATATCCGAGGACCACCGGAAATACTTCTCTCATATTTATGTCGCAGACTGTAAAACCGGTCGCACCCGGCAATATACTCATGGTGAGGTTAATGATCAAAGCCCGCTTTGGTCGCCCGATGGACGGCACCTTGCTTTTATATCCACCCGAAACAAAAAAAGCGGAATTTATATTATCCCGACCGAGGGTGGCGCGGAACGGAAAATTATTGAAGAGGATGGCTCTTTCTCCAGTCTGGTCTGGACGCCCGATGGACGCGAACTGGTTTTTGTCTTCCGGTATAACGATTCTCACACCGAAAAGGATGACAAAAAGAAAAGAGAGACTCCGCTCTATCGTCATATCACCCGTATTTTCTACCGTCTCGACGCCTCGGGCTTTCTGCCCAAAGACCGCTATCATATCTGGAAAGTCGAGATTGAGTCAGGTCATAAAACACAATTGACCGGAGACAGCCGCTATGATGATTATGCTCCGGCGGTCTCACCCGATGGTAAGATGGTGACCTTCGTATCCAACCGTTCCAAAAATCCTGATGTTGATTCCCTGTTGAATGACCTCTTTATTATGCCGCTCAAAGGAGGGAAAGAAAAGAAAATCAAAACCCCGGCCGGACCGATCACTGCCCCGGTTTTCTCACCTGATAGTAAGCGAATCGCTTATATCGGTCATGATAACCCGGACGATGGCTGGGGGGTGGAAAATCTTCATATTTGGACCGTCGGTGTTACAGGCCGCCCGGCCGCACGTGACCTCATGCGTAATTTCGACCGGAGTGTCTATGATACCACTATCAGTGACATGGGTGAAGGCCTAGGAATACAGCCGCTGTTCTGGTCACCGGATGGCAAACGTATTTATTTCGCTTCGTCCGATACCGGCTCAACTCACCTTTTCTATATCCCCTTTCGCGGCGGACGACCGACCCGTATCACCAGGAAACCATGCCATATCAAATGCTTTGATCTTGGTCAAAAAGGACGAACTGTCGCCGCTGTTTATGGCGACCTGACCACTCCGGGTGACCTTCATCTCCTGAAACCAGTCTATGATGCTGACCGAAAATCACAAAAACTGATAACCCTCAACAAAAGGCTTTTTTCCGAAATCGACTTCCCCAAAACCCGTGAAATCTGGTTTAAAAGTCATGATGGTATCGAACTCCAGGGCTGGCTGGTCACCCCTCCGGCATTTAACCGCAGGAAAAAATACCCGGCTATTTTGGAGATTCATGGAGGCCCTCGAACCCAGTACGGCTTCACTTTTTTCCATGAAATGCTGTGGCTGGCTTCCAGAGGATATATCGTCTTTTATACCAATCCGAGGGGCGGCACCGGACGCGGCGAGACTTTCGCCGATGCCATTTCCGGAGGCTGGGGTGAGATCGATTACCGCGACTGTCTTTCGGCCGCCGATTACCTGGAAAAATTGCCTTATATCAACCCCCGAAAAATCGGCGTTACCGGCGGTTCCTACGGCGGTTACATGACTAACTGGATTGTCGGTCATACCAATCGTTTCCGCGCCGCCGTGACCCAGCGTTCGGTGGTCAATCTCGAATCCTTCTATGGTTCCTCTGACATCGGTTATAATCTGAGAAAGGAATTCGATGGCGATCCCTGGACCAATTTCGAAAATTATCGGAAATGCTCCCCGCTGACCTATGCCGGGAATATAAAGACTCCGCTTCTGATAATCCATTCCGAGCAGGATTTGAGATGCGGTATCGAGCAAGCCGAACAGCTTTTCGCCACCCTGAAAATCATGAAAAAGACGGTTGAGATGGTTCGTTTTCCCGAAGAACCCCACGGCCTGTCCCGTCATGGACGACCCGATCGAAGAATTGCCCGGCTGGAATGGATACTGAAATGGTTTAACAAATATCTGAAATAA
- a CDS encoding C10 family peptidase, producing MLTSFFHKTRLFIRAALIMTLLTGTVFGTMATKEEMDLVCGNWLTHITMMQGDWAGAADPQRISEEEIRQDGMLLGRCFKFEPEGWAVIPVLKEMPPIMAYSDENGIDWNDADGVPVLLREVLANRIGMYIERYGSIEAAQMDRDEMMFGPEHGIEWARYLKSEKEFQDDLKGNKPAPMDELGPLLTTKWHQDYPYNQLCPYGDGGRTVVGCVATAAAQILAYHRWPPEGTGTHGYFWYGDNSCEGSSASQIITADYTDPYDWDNIVDQCTGGCTLDQINALTELCFEVGVAFNMDYGVCGSGAYTADVQQVFPDHFRYLNQIEKHDRYAYNLLNWSNLMQSEIEAGRPMQYRISSHSIVCDGWRMYGETHQVHMNYGWGGSNNYWYAIDDLYCNWDGCSPSVEYAMTNIVPDRGVYFSADTTWGQYPLEVEFFGESELTVDSWSWNFGDGGTSEVQSPKHLFTQPGRYDVTLQVNAGGEIRSYATTKYITVLADTMMAMSIKGDPGQSVEVVVNAANTVPLRGIKMPVQYSGLLGITYDSFNTIGCRTEYFDYAKRISLDPVNKTCMFSLYNIESTTADLEAGNGPILKIYFTIPAGSSLDQTTEVRFEGYSSYEPLFYGPILNYCPLLESATISLDYLCGDADFNEAVNILDVTYMVTYLYRSGPEPIPSAAGDVNGSGATNILDVTYMISYLYKNGPGPICP from the coding sequence ATGCTCACATCGTTCTTTCATAAAACCCGGCTATTTATCCGGGCCGCACTAATCATGACATTATTGACCGGAACAGTCTTCGGCACCATGGCCACCAAAGAGGAGATGGATCTGGTTTGCGGCAACTGGCTGACCCATATCACGATGATGCAGGGCGATTGGGCCGGTGCGGCCGATCCGCAAAGAATATCGGAAGAAGAAATCCGGCAGGATGGAATGCTTTTGGGACGATGTTTCAAATTCGAACCGGAGGGCTGGGCGGTTATTCCCGTGTTAAAAGAAATGCCGCCGATTATGGCGTACTCGGATGAAAACGGGATCGACTGGAATGATGCCGACGGGGTTCCGGTCCTGTTGCGGGAGGTTCTGGCCAATCGGATCGGAATGTACATCGAGCGTTACGGGAGTATCGAGGCCGCTCAGATGGATAGAGATGAAATGATGTTCGGACCGGAACATGGAATCGAGTGGGCGAGATATCTTAAAAGTGAAAAGGAGTTTCAGGATGATCTGAAGGGAAACAAACCGGCTCCGATGGATGAGTTGGGGCCGCTTCTGACCACCAAGTGGCATCAGGATTATCCTTATAATCAGTTATGCCCGTACGGCGACGGCGGGCGAACGGTGGTGGGTTGTGTGGCCACGGCCGCGGCTCAGATTCTGGCGTACCACCGGTGGCCGCCGGAGGGAACCGGAACACACGGATATTTTTGGTACGGGGATAATTCCTGTGAAGGAAGCAGTGCCTCCCAGATTATTACGGCGGACTACACCGATCCCTATGACTGGGACAATATTGTCGACCAGTGTACCGGTGGTTGCACCCTCGATCAAATAAACGCCCTGACCGAGTTGTGTTTTGAGGTCGGGGTGGCTTTCAATATGGATTACGGCGTGTGCGGTTCCGGGGCTTACACGGCCGATGTTCAGCAGGTTTTCCCGGATCATTTTCGATATCTCAATCAAATCGAGAAGCATGATCGCTATGCCTATAATTTGTTGAACTGGTCGAACCTGATGCAAAGCGAAATCGAGGCCGGGCGGCCAATGCAGTACCGGATCAGCAGTCATTCGATTGTCTGCGACGGCTGGAGAATGTACGGTGAGACCCACCAGGTGCATATGAATTACGGCTGGGGCGGCAGCAACAATTACTGGTACGCCATCGATGATCTGTATTGCAACTGGGACGGCTGCAGTCCCTCGGTTGAGTATGCTATGACCAATATTGTACCGGATCGCGGGGTGTATTTTTCAGCCGATACAACCTGGGGGCAGTATCCCCTTGAGGTGGAGTTTTTCGGCGAAAGCGAGCTAACGGTGGATAGCTGGAGTTGGAATTTCGGCGATGGGGGAACATCTGAGGTGCAATCGCCCAAACATCTTTTCACCCAGCCGGGGCGCTATGATGTTACACTACAAGTCAACGCCGGCGGCGAGATTCGCAGTTATGCCACCACCAAGTACATTACCGTCCTGGCCGATACCATGATGGCGATGAGTATCAAAGGGGATCCGGGGCAGTCGGTGGAGGTGGTTGTCAACGCCGCCAATACGGTGCCTCTGCGCGGAATTAAGATGCCCGTGCAGTACAGTGGACTGCTGGGGATTACATATGACTCTTTCAATACTATCGGTTGCCGGACGGAGTATTTCGACTATGCCAAAAGAATCAGTCTTGATCCAGTCAACAAAACCTGTATGTTTTCTCTCTACAACATCGAGAGTACAACCGCCGACCTGGAGGCCGGAAACGGCCCAATCCTGAAAATATATTTTACCATTCCGGCCGGAAGCAGTCTGGATCAGACCACGGAGGTAAGATTCGAGGGATACTCCTCTTATGAACCGCTTTTTTATGGTCCGATTTTAAACTACTGTCCCCTGCTTGAATCGGCCACGATATCGCTTGATTATCTCTGCGGAGACGCCGATTTCAATGAGGCCGTTAATATCCTGGATGTGACCTATATGGTTACGTATCTTTACCGGAGCGGTCCGGAACCGATTCCATCGGCGGCCGGTGATGTTAACGGCAGTGGAGCTACGAATATTCTGGATGTGACCTACATGATAAGTTATCTTTATAAAAATGGCCCGGGCCCGATTTGTCCCTGA
- a CDS encoding thrombospondin type 3 repeat-containing protein has product MKTLGLSAGLFLVLIYLTICGLAFAERTVVLTNQEAIHSIIISEKPERASIKMEEIKVDPIGFNPKDTRDTSIYYRLHPALAYDNAENLIQGFEYYPDLAPPSVLYWRGRIDDDSDWASTAYLDLYGSTYPTIDYWGSGTQFYGAYVAPFAFQNGGAFMLMSFPGPVNGGSWEGWWASYASQGWHSIKMIELAADDGAQSWNWGFMSAVASRDYPGYDLFDAPHIFYQTDALGYSMISYYSAADSCRTTSAAIDHVTSKTYAVYDRYDDTDEQYKLFIRQDYFANWDSTTTALEKSFTDPDQHIIYPVVAANNDNLVILAATYNESTPGDYDIICWYTDDGDLDHLTNSSYVAGSVDGENYPELDYVGGTTFVCTFIRDKILYGSQTDNGGADWSTPEPISETGHEVVEDYRSADIGENGVRVVYSYSLIGDDNVYLQMVRFDSIDYDGDGIYFYDDNCPLMSNTAQTDTDGDGCGDVCDNCPSLANPNQLDEDSDGVGDDCDNCPALANSLQTDTDGDEVGDECDNCPTVANVSQDDADGDTIGDECDNCPAAANLDQLDGDGDGMGDVCDLCTDSDGDGYGDPGYPGNTCTVDNCPDIYNDDQADGDGDGVGDVCDNCLSIANADQLDADDDGLGDPCDDCTDIDGDGYGDPEYPANTCPDDNCPRVANPDQTDSNFDGIGDACDYICGDADGSGAVNILDATYLINYLYRSGPPPTPLDEAGDMNGSGSINILDVTYLINYLYRGGPAPVC; this is encoded by the coding sequence ATGAAAACTCTTGGATTATCGGCAGGTCTTTTTTTGGTACTTATTTATCTGACAATCTGTGGATTGGCATTCGCCGAGAGAACGGTCGTATTAACCAATCAAGAGGCGATCCATTCGATAATAATCTCCGAAAAACCGGAACGGGCGTCAATAAAAATGGAAGAGATCAAAGTCGATCCGATCGGTTTCAATCCAAAGGATACCCGAGACACCTCGATCTACTACCGGTTACATCCGGCTCTGGCTTATGACAATGCGGAAAACCTGATTCAGGGATTTGAATATTATCCGGATTTGGCACCGCCGAGTGTTCTTTACTGGCGGGGACGGATCGATGACGACAGCGACTGGGCCTCGACGGCCTATCTGGATCTGTACGGATCCACCTATCCGACGATTGATTACTGGGGATCCGGGACCCAGTTTTACGGGGCTTATGTCGCTCCGTTCGCGTTCCAGAACGGCGGGGCCTTTATGCTGATGAGTTTCCCGGGACCGGTTAATGGAGGGAGCTGGGAGGGTTGGTGGGCCAGTTATGCCTCGCAGGGATGGCACAGTATTAAAATGATTGAACTGGCCGCCGATGACGGGGCTCAATCATGGAACTGGGGTTTCATGTCGGCGGTGGCCAGCCGCGATTACCCTGGTTATGATTTGTTTGATGCGCCGCATATTTTCTATCAGACCGATGCTCTCGGTTACAGCATGATCAGTTATTACTCCGCGGCCGACAGCTGTCGGACAACCTCGGCGGCGATTGACCATGTCACTTCGAAAACATATGCTGTTTATGACCGCTATGACGATACCGATGAGCAGTATAAATTGTTTATCCGGCAGGATTATTTCGCCAACTGGGATTCGACCACGACCGCCCTGGAGAAATCCTTTACCGATCCCGATCAGCATATTATTTACCCCGTGGTAGCCGCCAACAACGACAATCTGGTGATATTGGCCGCAACTTACAACGAAAGCACACCGGGTGATTATGATATCATCTGCTGGTATACCGATGATGGCGATCTCGATCATCTGACCAACAGCAGTTATGTGGCCGGATCGGTTGACGGTGAAAATTACCCCGAGCTGGACTATGTCGGGGGGACGACTTTCGTTTGTACTTTTATCAGGGATAAGATTCTGTACGGCAGTCAAACCGATAACGGGGGCGCCGACTGGAGTACGCCCGAACCGATCAGCGAAACCGGGCACGAGGTGGTCGAGGATTATCGAAGTGCCGATATCGGTGAGAATGGTGTTCGAGTCGTTTACTCCTATAGTCTGATTGGCGACGATAATGTTTATCTGCAAATGGTTCGTTTCGATTCAATCGATTACGATGGTGATGGGATTTATTTCTATGATGATAACTGCCCGCTGATGAGCAATACGGCCCAGACCGACACGGACGGTGACGGTTGCGGTGACGTTTGCGATAACTGTCCGTCACTGGCGAACCCAAATCAACTCGATGAGGATAGCGACGGGGTCGGAGATGACTGTGACAATTGCCCGGCGCTGGCCAACTCCCTGCAAACCGATACCGATGGCGACGAGGTCGGCGATGAATGCGACAACTGCCCGACTGTGGCCAATGTCTCACAAGATGATGCCGATGGCGATACGATCGGGGATGAGTGCGACAATTGCCCGGCGGCGGCCAATCTCGATCAGCTTGACGGGGACGGTGATGGGATGGGCGACGTATGTGATTTATGCACCGATAGTGATGGTGATGGCTATGGAGATCCCGGTTATCCGGGCAATACCTGTACGGTCGATAATTGTCCCGATATTTACAACGATGATCAGGCTGACGGCGATGGTGACGGGGTGGGTGATGTCTGTGATAATTGCCTCTCGATTGCCAATGCCGATCAGCTCGATGCCGATGATGACGGTCTGGGTGACCCCTGTGATGACTGTACCGATATCGATGGCGACGGATATGGCGACCCGGAATATCCGGCCAATACCTGTCCGGACGATAACTGCCCGCGGGTGGCCAACCCGGATCAGACCGACAGTAATTTCGACGGAATCGGCGATGCCTGTGATTATATCTGCGGCGACGCCGATGGAAGCGGGGCGGTTAATATCCTGGATGCCACCTACTTAATAAACTACCTTTACCGCTCCGGCCCGCCGCCGACACCACTTGATGAGGCGGGTGATATGAATGGGAGCGGCAGTATAAACATCCTGGATGTTACCTACCTGATAAATTACCTTTATCGCGGGGGACCGGCGCCGGTGTGCTGA
- a CDS encoding VCBS repeat-containing protein: MNRRRVLREGRILIMILIGFIVFGTGRAAVFSKSGIFIGGNCRNIVADLNNDGHNDIIAGAVYLFDDTGFIYYDSLSVGMGSNELGDLDNDGDLDFVQTDSDHVYIYFNDGTGHFISDSAYDVRPGAVYAGRVRDLDNDGYLDIVVNGHGFDYPADILWNQGNRTFFDQAIKPNGISKDVDVGDFDNDGDYDLLWSNNDNASAVYVNKGGRDFSGRVLLRDTYVSGSPWSTFTDLNNDGFLDILLMEYLSSSTYRYLNTTTGDFTLLDDPLGVPGDFGYFRSIDIDCDGDDDVAPKYLNNGTGFLASAGESWPYWRGLGDLDNDGLPDQAGCDGYIYYNILDTIINLAPTTPGGLYAAADSGSVTFHWNPASDDHTPVALLKYNLRVGTVPDGQDIMSGMTPGWCPNAEHNTSWTITIDMTPYCVIYWSVQSQDGSYQRSEWAAETVARYDSDGDQFGYACDNCPETYNPDQGDVDDDGTGDVCDNCQLVYNPAQIDSDFDLVGDSCDNCPDIPNLDQTDTDQDGIGDACEFVCGDADGGGSVNLLDVAFIINYLYRGGSAPEPVQAADADGGGTVNILDATFLINYLYRAGPAPIC, translated from the coding sequence ATGAATCGGCGACGAGTATTGCGGGAGGGGCGGATATTAATAATGATCCTGATCGGTTTTATTGTATTTGGAACCGGGCGAGCGGCTGTTTTTTCCAAATCCGGGATTTTTATCGGGGGAAATTGCAGGAATATCGTTGCCGATCTTAATAATGACGGTCACAATGATATTATTGCCGGGGCCGTTTACTTGTTCGACGACACCGGATTTATCTATTATGATTCCCTGTCGGTCGGGATGGGAAGCAATGAGCTGGGGGATCTGGATAATGATGGCGATCTGGATTTTGTTCAGACCGACAGCGATCATGTTTATATATATTTTAATGATGGAACCGGTCATTTCATATCCGATTCGGCCTATGATGTCCGTCCGGGGGCAGTCTATGCCGGGCGGGTTCGGGATCTGGATAATGATGGTTATCTTGATATCGTTGTCAATGGCCATGGTTTCGATTACCCGGCCGATATACTCTGGAATCAGGGTAACCGCACCTTTTTTGATCAGGCCATCAAACCGAATGGAATTTCCAAGGATGTCGATGTCGGCGATTTCGACAATGACGGCGATTATGATCTTCTATGGTCCAATAACGATAATGCTTCAGCCGTATATGTCAACAAAGGCGGCCGTGATTTTTCGGGGCGGGTACTCCTGAGGGATACATATGTTTCGGGATCGCCCTGGAGCACTTTCACCGATCTCAATAATGACGGTTTTCTGGATATTCTTCTGATGGAGTACCTGAGTAGTTCCACTTATCGTTATCTTAACACCACGACCGGGGATTTTACACTTCTGGATGATCCGTTGGGAGTGCCGGGTGATTTCGGGTATTTTAGATCGATTGATATTGACTGCGATGGTGACGATGATGTGGCGCCGAAATATCTAAACAACGGGACCGGTTTTCTCGCTTCCGCAGGCGAATCCTGGCCGTACTGGCGCGGGCTGGGTGATCTTGATAATGACGGACTTCCTGATCAGGCCGGATGTGACGGATATATATATTACAATATCCTTGATACGATCATCAATCTGGCCCCGACAACGCCGGGCGGGCTTTATGCCGCCGCCGATTCCGGTTCGGTGACTTTTCACTGGAATCCCGCTTCGGATGATCATACCCCGGTGGCTTTGCTCAAGTATAACCTTCGGGTCGGAACGGTTCCCGATGGCCAGGATATTATGTCAGGGATGACGCCGGGCTGGTGTCCCAATGCGGAGCATAATACAAGTTGGACGATCACAATCGATATGACGCCTTATTGCGTGATATACTGGTCGGTTCAGAGTCAGGATGGCAGTTATCAACGATCCGAATGGGCGGCTGAGACGGTTGCCCGGTATGACAGCGATGGAGATCAGTTCGGTTATGCCTGTGATAATTGCCCTGAGACTTATAATCCCGATCAGGGGGATGTCGATGATGACGGGACCGGCGATGTCTGCGATAACTGCCAGCTGGTTTACAATCCGGCTCAGATTGACAGCGATTTCGATCTGGTTGGTGATTCCTGTGACAATTGCCCGGACATTCCCAATCTGGATCAGACCGATACCGATCAAGACGGCATCGGCGATGCCTGTGAATTTGTCTGCGGCGACGCCGACGGTGGCGGGTCAGTCAATCTACTTGATGTGGCCTTCATAATAAATTATCTTTATCGGGGCGGATCGGCTCCGGAACCGGTGCAGGCGGCCGATGCCGATGGCGGTGGAACAGTTAATATTCTCGATGCGACGTTTTTAATTAATTATTTGTATCGTGCCGGACCGGCGCCGATTTGTTAA
- a CDS encoding oligosaccharide flippase family protein — MGKNISTSWASLGVRAILVFLVNPYIIHTLGNDRYGVWVLAVSIINYMTILDLGLKQALIRFISKFLGLGEYDKINALLNTGFIIYSLVSLAVIGLTLILSFFALDWFKIPSDLVWQGRVVLFLVGINTALNFGLLCWGDSHGAFHRFDITYGLMIAEDILRTGAIIILFKSGYGLIPFALCYVVFGFLKMIAGAVILRRIRPEIRINPRLANRETFRTLVNYGFISFLISIAWLLIANTDNVLIGYFLDASSVTMYAIAAGFIVYLRSFVLAVSFPLRPMISHYEALNKKDNIRFIYTRGTKYLYFATFMVAGGLMVFGGPMIKLWMGPGYDQSAMILRILILPAAAFLPQSIANSIMYGVEKHKYLLYVIIAEGIFNLVLSIILVRYYELAGVAYGTAIPQVIIYVIAVPVMIKMILDINLAAFYRNMLKASLTALAVSFLISRFLCFLKPPENWAVFFAEIAAVGMAGVLAAGLIFDREEIRTIISRLSGKA; from the coding sequence TTGGGAAAAAATATCTCCACCAGCTGGGCTTCGCTCGGGGTCCGGGCAATTCTTGTTTTTCTGGTCAATCCATATATCATTCACACTCTCGGCAATGATCGCTATGGGGTCTGGGTATTGGCGGTTTCCATAATAAACTACATGACGATTCTGGACCTGGGGCTGAAACAGGCGCTGATTCGTTTTATATCGAAATTCCTGGGTCTGGGTGAATATGACAAAATCAATGCCCTGCTTAACACCGGGTTTATCATCTATTCGCTGGTCAGCCTGGCAGTAATCGGTCTGACCCTGATTTTATCTTTTTTCGCGCTCGACTGGTTTAAAATCCCATCCGATCTTGTCTGGCAGGGCCGGGTAGTTTTATTTCTGGTGGGTATCAATACGGCTCTCAATTTCGGCCTGTTGTGCTGGGGCGATTCGCACGGGGCCTTCCATCGTTTTGATATTACCTATGGTTTAATGATAGCCGAGGATATCCTGCGCACGGGGGCGATTATAATCCTGTTTAAATCGGGGTATGGATTGATTCCCTTTGCCCTCTGTTATGTTGTTTTCGGCTTTTTAAAAATGATTGCCGGAGCCGTGATTTTGCGCCGGATACGCCCGGAAATCCGTATAAATCCGCGGCTGGCCAACCGGGAGACATTCCGGACTCTGGTCAATTATGGTTTTATTTCTTTTCTAATATCGATTGCCTGGCTTTTAATTGCCAATACCGATAATGTTTTGATCGGGTATTTTCTCGATGCCTCGTCGGTGACGATGTATGCCATTGCGGCGGGATTCATCGTTTACCTGAGATCATTTGTCCTGGCAGTCAGTTTTCCTCTTCGGCCCATGATCAGTCATTATGAAGCTTTGAATAAAAAGGATAATATTCGCTTTATATACACGCGGGGCACCAAATATCTCTATTTTGCCACTTTTATGGTAGCCGGCGGGTTGATGGTTTTCGGGGGACCGATGATCAAACTCTGGATGGGGCCGGGATATGACCAATCGGCAATGATTCTCCGGATATTAATTCTTCCGGCGGCGGCTTTTCTGCCTCAGTCTATCGCGAATTCCATAATGTATGGGGTTGAGAAACATAAATACCTGCTGTACGTCATAATTGCCGAAGGGATTTTTAATCTGGTGCTGAGTATTATTTTGGTCAGGTATTATGAACTTGCCGGTGTTGCCTATGGTACGGCAATTCCGCAGGTTATTATCTATGTCATTGCAGTTCCGGTGATGATCAAGATGATTCTGGATATTAATCTGGCGGCCTTTTATCGAAATATGCTGAAAGCCTCCTTGACGGCCCTGGCGGTTTCTTTCCTGATATCAAGATTTTTGTGTTTTCTGAAGCCGCCGGAAAACTGGGCAGTATTCTTTGCAGAAATCGCCGCGGTCGGGATGGCCGGTGTACTTGCGGCCGGACTCATTTTCGATCGGGAGGAAATCAGGACAATTATATCGCGTCTGAGCGGTAAGGCATAG